The Xiphias gladius isolate SHS-SW01 ecotype Sanya breed wild chromosome 17, ASM1685928v1, whole genome shotgun sequence genome includes the window CAACAGCTAACTGCATTAGCGTTAGCTAGTTAACGGCTGTAAGCACAATAATCTAAACATCGCAAATGACCACGGTGAAATTAAGACTTACACGTCTCACTGCGGTGGTATATTCcgtaaatatttacagtaatgaCGggattgtgttgtgttttatgtttcgGGGACCTGTACTTGTGTAAAAGGCCGAGAGCGAGCGGCGTGATGAGAATTCCGGGATGCGGTGAGGGACCCTCCAACCTTTTGAGCAGCAAGGTGACGCCCCCTGGTGGCTCACCTCGATCGTACACAACACGAACCGACTGAGTAAAACAGCATTACTAATCTCGCACAGTGAATATTCCGAGCCGCTGGGGGCGCTGTCTCTCGAACTTCACGTTGGCATTTTGTACCACTTTAATGACGTAGcgaaaaataatacaaatctCAGAGAAGTATCGGCGGCTTGGGTTTTTTAGTAGGAATGGGTAAATTAAACTGTGCTTTTCTTCCAAGCTTTCTATTAACACTGTTACTATTTTTATCCTGTATATTTGGGCTGTCGCTCGGTACGGAACTGAGTTTTGTGACATGCGGATCAGTTATTAAACTGTTAAATCTGAAGCACAATGTGAGATTACACTCACACGACGTACGCTACGGGTCCGGTGAGTTTCCTCTTATTAAGAAAAACGATTAAGCATTAACGTCATTTACATCGTGTTTTCCACTAACAGTAGCCTCATCTACCATTACCCACCTCTGTAATTACGGTTATATTGTTGGATGGACATTGGAAATGACTGATTTCTTAGCACAAAGTTTTACAGTGTCAATTTGACACATACCGGTCATTTATATTAACTGCATTATGTGTACAAACATTGGTAACTTAGCTGTAGTTACCTATAAAGGTTTGGTGAAATTCGACCTCTTTTAGGTGAACTACTCAATTGATCAAACATTAATACAGTgtatgaaaaacattcaaagaacCTTTTTCGTTTAATAGGCCCAGTCAACttgaagctttttttaaaaaaaatttaaactataGAGTGGGACGGGACGATTGTAGATGGGGTTTACCATCCACTGTAGTTTTCACTAACCATTCCTTGTTGATATAAGGACGGGGACTTTAaatcacacacaacaaaaaaaaatgtcaaggatGATGACAAAGTTAAGTCCACGACTTATTTCCATTGTGGTCCTCGATGCAGAGGTAGGAAAGATGCAGGAGTCTAGGTGGTGTTATATCTACAACAGAGTAGTTCATTAAATACCTAAATTACAATTAATAAAATCCCTCCAagtcaaacagcaaaaaaaatcatcaattaaATGAACTGTTCTAGGCAAAAACGTAGTTTTGTTGCTCACTTTCCTCAGGGTCTGTTCTCTTTGAGTAACTTCGTAACGCTCTTctgctcactgtgtgtgtttgtgtgcttgggACAGGTAGCGGGCAGCAGTCTGTAACAGGGGTTACTGCAGTGGAAGACAGTAACAGCTACTGGAGCGTTCGTGGAACGAGTGACGCCTTCTGCCATCGGGGTACCCCAGTAAAGTGCGGGCAGACGATCCGGCTCACCCACGTCAACACAGGCCGAAACCTGCACAGCCACTACTTCGCCTCCCCACTGTCCTCTAACCAGGTGGATGTTGTGAGAAGTATATGTGGACAGAGGAGAGGTTCGGTGTTGAGGCAATTTCACATAGCTCCCTGCAGTTGTTGGGAAAGGATTTTAATGTCTAAAAGATGGTTTTGACATTTCCAGCATAATTCAAAAAGATGACTATGAGAATGTCACTGTGAGATTAATTACAGTAATATTAGTAATATGTAGTCAGAGATGTAAAATACCAAAAGGTTGCCTTTCACGTTTAGTGAAACCTAGACCAACATTTTGAGGTGGAAGTGAGTTGACAGCAGCTTTTACACTTCAAGGACTGTACCAAACTCGCTGGGAAAAAAGCCTCAGGTCAGCAAAAACCTCTTCAGTTTTGAGGAAGTGTGAAAAAACTGTCTACCAAAAGTGTAAAAGGGTTGGAGGACATGTACCGTGAGATGATAGAAATTTGGACATTTTGGTTTACCTTTTAAACTAAAGTCATTTAACATCTCTGGGTGTATCAGATGAATGTGGACATTATTGTAAATCAATGAACAGGTCTCCTTTATGGCACTTTTTgatttacaggatttttcaTCAACAGACAGGTCTTTAATTCAGTGGATTAGCCAAAAGGGGACTTTGTCTGATTATTTAATCTGTTAGCAGATTCTTAAATGACTATCCAGAACATGTACcaaatcataattttttataACTGTTGTGGCTATTCTTTTTATTACTTCTGTTGTGGTATGTATATAAAATTATACATACACGATTTCATATAACATTTCATGTAAATAACCCAACACAACAGTGTAATAAGTACTATAGCGTGTCCGGCGTCTCTCATCCACTCAAGAAGCATGATACTTTAGCATCAGTATAAAGGGTGACTAAAGGGtgtatttcactgtaattttgttGAAGAAGCAACAAGCCAAAGAATGTGGCAAAACCAAACATGTCTTAATGTTTAACGTGTTGGAATATCTGGCTTGGTGAATAATCTGGTCTGTGAAAGTTGTTCCTATTGTACAAAAATATAAGTCAGCTGATGGCTCCAGTTTAGTAGCAGGAAAAATGTAAAGGACAGAGGCAACgtagaagattaaaaaaagaaacatgggTATAATTTATGCCTTGGGTTGTATAATTGAACTCCTGTATTCCTTGTCTTCTAATCTCTTTTACATTTGTCCACAGGAGGTGAGTGCCTTTGGTGAGGAAGGGGAAGGGGACCACCTGGACGAGTGGACAGTTCAGTGTGGAGGATCCGTGTGGAAACGGGAGGAGGCTGTCCGCTTCCGTCACAAGGCCACTGACGCACTACTGTCAGTGACAGGGGAGCAGTATGGACGGCCGATCCACGGTCAGAGGGAAGTTCACGCCATGTCGAGCCCCAGCCAGCACAGCCTGTGGAAGGCCATGGAGGGCATTTTCATGAAGCCCAGTGAGAGCCCAGCGGGCAGCCGAGACTATGGTCACCCACACACAGAGTTCTGaacttttcttctctgcttctgtctcctctcattTTCCTCCCTGTCTACCTCTGTATTCCCTACCTCTGTCTCTAATTACATCTGTACCAGCAGCCTCCAAATGCATCTGTGTCTCCCATTctcttgtctcatttttctctctcattaaaCTTTGAATATCATCTTTGGAAGAGACTTTGCCAGTCTATCATGGATCAGGGTACAATTACTTCATCTTATCAACTTGTACCGACCTCTCTGACATCCagtactgttttaaaataaatgtccaCATACAAAATATCTGTGGAGATAAATTTGGAAAACCATTGAATCTTCAGAGATTCAGCAGCTACACATTATTTGAATAACACTATAATTTGCCTTAACAGGTATAAGAAGACATACAGGCATTTGTAACACTTAACATACAAGAAGAGGTTTTCCTCTCAGctgttatttattgttaaatagATACCATCAGCAGTCACACTACAATACAGAAGGTAGTGCTGGTTTTGCTTATCAGTACATTTAAGTCATCAAGTGAGTCTCGTGTTTTGTTGGactaaaaaaacattgttacaCTTGTGCctttatcttcttctttttttttaaagtagtatGTGTTTACATTGTGGAGCCTTTTAAACTTTTGGAAACATAGgaattttattgtgtttttatggtaTTCGTAAGCCATATTCTACTCAAACAATGAAAAGCAGTGTTACTATggtaaataacttttttttcccctttaagtCAGATTCAGTGTAGCACATAAATTATCCCGCACTAACTTACATGACAGAATAAGCAGTTATGTctgtggaggttttttttttttttttaaggtacaTCATTGAACCGGATGCTGTTTATTGTCATTGTTTGCTCAGTTTCCAAGTGCTGGGAGAAAGTGTTGTTACATTCATGCTGTCTTTGCATGCGTATGTGTTAGATTAACTCTTTGTTTCAGAGGTTCGTATGAACAACAATCCTACAATGGATACCTCatattaaagacatttttttatgcatACAAGTATAAGAGGTCtttatactttttaatttgGTCCCGACGACAGTTGAAATAATCTAGTGACTCTTCACAGGTGGTCCTTTCTGCATGATCACTTGAAATGAATCACGGGTATCATCAATGACACTCCCGaaactgcattcaaaatttagCATCATGAATTACCAGATAAAAGCTAAGCAACAGCCCACTAGAGTACAGACAAACAATGTACTGTGTCTTAATATATGTGTCCCTTTACCTGTTCACTCATACAGTAGTTAAGCAAGTTGGAATTGTCTTATAAAGTCCAACCCCTTAATTTCACCCATAAAGATGAAAACAGACTAATGGATTTGCAAGAGAGGCAAGCTAATAATGTGTGCCTGGACCATTACACTTAGCATAATGCCTTGTTTGTCTGCTTAATGGCATTTTTTGGTTCATTATCTGTCGTTTAATGGGTTTTGGGTGCTGTGAGGCTGTTGTCACTTGTGTTTGACCTTTGCTCCCTATTTGTCATGATTTAGAGTGAGCGTTGATGCAAGCACTGCTCCACAGGAAACCCCAGGAAACAAGTTAACAAACGGGTAAATTAACCTCTAGCCATTACATACTGCATGAAGCTAAATAGAGTTTTAAGATACAGATCTCCTTTGTGAGATCTGactctgctgcttctgctgctgttcctcTGATTCACAGCTGATTAATGTGCGCTCTGGTACCGGCTTGGGGAAACTGCACCCTATTGAGTTTGTgccagtttattattatttgtcgTCTTATGCCACGGCTCAAATTGCTGTGAGCTGGAATGAGCTAGGAGCATGAAACTTGGCCCGATAACTGCAAATGATTTGCAAATGCTTCTCAAGAAACATGAGCCCATCAGCCAGATGGTGGCGCTGTAATTAAGGCCCAACAACGCAATTTTGGAAAGGCCATGCCTCAAAAAAGCCTCCTGGATCATAAAAACCAGATAGATTTGATttttagatttgattttttaatagatttttgcCAATTTGCATAAtatgaaaaacagtaaagagACATATACCTGGATTTTGACTGTATCAACACCAAATGAGGTATACAGCATTGCTGGACTGAGCTGTTCGATTCCACAATATAAGCGCAAGATCAGTCCGAAAACATGGCTGTCATCAACCAAAACATCGTAGCGAAAGGTGGGGCTTAGATAATTGGCCAAAAGTCATTGACTCTTTATCCAATCATCATAAAACTTGATAGATATCTTCAGGCCGTGTTTGGAAATACAGAAAGGGTGACGAATTAAGGCAAAaagggcacaaggggtcactgaatggtttgatgagtatgaaaattatgtgaatcgTATGatatggccttcgcagtcaccagatcttaaTCCAGTTGGACACCTtagggagattttggactgaccaCTTAGTCAGCGCTCTCCAACACCATCATCGAAGCACCGattgagggaatatcttttggaggaTGGTATttatccctccagtagagttccagagacttgtagaatcaatgccaaggtgcactgaagctgttctggtggcttgtggtggcccaacaccttactaagtcactttttgttgttttttcccttaatttgtcacccataTGTAGGTCTACCAAAGCATTTTGAACCCAACCCATAGGGGCGCCACAAATGCCACAAACGTGTAGCTCAAAACTCAGCAGAAAAAGATTTCACCAGTTTTGGTGCACATGATCTGGGGGCAAGTATTAACTAAAATCTGAAGCGTCATATTGATTGGTGCATGCATAGGCTATTCATCATTATCTGCCATTGTATGCCTTAGTTCAATTTGCCCTGAGCTTGAACGAGCTACAGGCCTGAAACTTGCAATAATAACTAGAAATAATGtgcacatttttcacaaaaattatGAAGTGTGAAGTGATGAAGTGAAAATTTTGAAGGCCAGTCCTATTAACTTTAAATCCGACTCATATCTACAACTTAATATACCGTACAAAAAAGTCTCTTGGACAATAAAGGCCACCATATTGGATTTTCAGTCAATTTGCATAATGTGTAATACAGTAATGTGAAATCTACTTTTTGGATTTCGACTGTATCAATACCAAATTTGGCATACAGCCTTGCAAGCCTGAGCTACTCAATTTAATTGGGCAAAATCGGTCCAATAACATGTCCACCATCAATCAAAAATCTTTACAAAGGACGGGATTTAGCAGGAAATTGCCCCTAACTCAAGCTGTTTTAGAGCAATCCTGATTAAACTCAGCTGAGACATCCTGTGCTATCTCTTGTTCATATACTCATTTTGTTAACATCCGATAAAGGGTGGGCAAATAGCAGCATTTTCAGTGTGCAATTATTAATGCACGTGTGCGCAAGGCCTATCACATATTGGTTCATAACTCAAGTTGTACTTTAGAGATTTTCGGCTGAGCTCTGATATTCAGATGGGAATTAAATCTAGCAAAGAGGAGCTCGGTGATTGACTAAAGCTCCAGAGAGGACTGTTCTTCTCTGGGATCCACCATCATTGAGTGTAGTGAACTAAagctattattttttcattataattacaaaaaaaaaatttgctgtaAATTAGTCACCCCCTTTTTTAGATTAATCTTGGTAAACatattgtaaaaacacacaattattGTGCtctaaaaatattgtaaaaataaaaattaagatttgacaaataaattacaaaatgttgaaaagtaATTGCAATACATTTTTAGAATACTTGTAAGAGAAATACAGCCCACACCTGAGtttaattcatcatttaagATTATTGGGGAATACCAATAAGCTTTtacaaaaaacatgcttttagcATATTGTTGATTGCATATATACTGTAACAGCATTCTTCAGTTGACACAACCATGAAAATACATGTTTATAATTAAACGCAAAACCCACTAGGCTTACACATCATCTTACAGTGAGAGTTTCATAACAAAGTATGCCCTGCGCAAATAAAACTGGTTTGGTAAAGATGATAATGGACATTCAAGCTGTGCAACGGCAAATAGTATCCAGGCACCATAGCTAACACTTGTTACCATACCAACGCAgtaataatgtaatgtttatGATGTTTATATTCATATTGATGTAGATAGGCCCACTGGTCCACGTTGTTTGGAAGGGTTACACCACTGTATCATGAGTCTAATCCTGGCTGATATTtctatcaaaataaagttttactgcatttacatatatatttacgTATATTTCAGTTCAAACCTGTCAAGGTCTTAATCTCAGAGTTCAAATTGACCAGctttttttattacaacttaTTGGTTAACATTCGTCAACTCCACATCTCTCAGCCCATGTCATAGCAGCCACTTTATCGTGAAGTCATGTTAGTACACAATTTACCCAGTTTTCAAAAGCTACCTAGATTCATGATGCTGCCACCCAATTGAGGCATGGGTCTCATAAAGCGGGGCTGTAGCCTACAGTAGTTTATctatgttttctgtatttgaatCTATTTTTGCAATCCCTTGACTAGTCCTACACAGCCTAtaggctttttttcttttcctaagcCTGTCATTAACCTCAGTCAAAGTATTTACTTGTGCTAATTCTTTTTGGAGGAAGATATAAACAAACAGCGAtgaagcagatttttttcatcattgaGCTCCTCAATGCATTTAGTAGGCCTAGTACGGTAGACATGACAAGATGTTATTTAGCCTACTACATGGACACTTTGTTGAATTTAAAGGGTCTTTTTTCTTCATAGACTGTGATAATGAAACGAGTGTGTGATTGGCCTCATTCCTTCTTTAAACAGTATTAAACTAGCTGAAGTGACGTTGCTTTGTCAAGCCTGAAACCCGCCCGTTGCTCGTCACGGCTTTAATTTTGGGCAATTGAGCCGCTTACTTCTGTTGCGTGTGAAAAGGTTTGAACCCGTAAACTGCCTCTTGCAgctatatttctatttttaggGTTGGTATTTAAAATGACACCGCAAGGATGATAACAAGTGACAAGTAAAGCAACAAGCCTACTTTATAcagaattttacatttatgaacAGTCAGCGGAAATATTTCTGCTCACCAGCCGACTGTGAGCCAAAAGTTATTTAGATGCTTTATTTAGATACCTTTTGTTGCTGTGTATTACTGTTTGGTCATTATTGTATTGTACACGTTGTTGGATTTGAGCCAAAATTCAAATCTGAATAATTCCTGaatccctacacacacacagctttcacAAGTAAACACAGATGCCTGATATTTCTatcaaaacaaagttttattgcataaacatatatggatatatttctagattaaacagattaaacttgttatttgcatttttaaatatcCATTCAGTTGGTAActattgctgttttctttctccttttctaaGCAGCATGCCAAGGTTGTATTACATatctgtgtttaattttatcTCTATACAATCTAGAaggtaaaaacatgttttggtaaaaacaaatctcaaaagcaactttcaaaaacatgaaaatcacgAACTGATTCCGTCCTGttacagatgtacagtataataatgTAAACTTCAAAAGTGTTGATAAAAGGTCTTTCAAACGAGTTCCCCTTACATAGCCATGCAAGGATGTCTTAATGGCACGATTATTAGAGAACTGTTAAGATAAAGTGGTCTATGCTGGTTTCAAAAGGACCATGACGCTAATAGACAAAGGTGAAAACACGGTCCGTTGGTCAAATGTTAATGTGCTGAGAATATCAAAGACATAAACTGACTTACGAGGATAAGTGTAGCATACATTATACAGCAGTTTATACAGGACTATGAGGCAGTGAGAACATTCCATAAAAACCTAATGTGACTAAAACACCCAATATATTGTATTCAGTGTCAATTTCAGCCGTCCACAGTGTGGCCCACAGACTCTACCCTATATGATGTGAAACAGAGATGGAGATGATGATGTGACCttgtatttgcatatttatgaaAATGCCCTCTCCTGCACTCTGATTTGATTAATAGCTGGTAGAAACTAGAAAAATGGCTATTACAGTATAAATTGGAAAGTCAAATATGTGACAGTAGTACATATATGCCTACATTTAAATCAAGGCTGTGTCAGCACAAAGAAAGATTAAATAGATTTCCCTGTCTTTCAAAGacataaaaatctaaacaacAACATGCGTactgatttacagtataatacatttttgctgAGATACTTGATCTTACAAAgctatttttttactttaaaagaaaGCCCTCTCCACTCTTGCCTTCATCATATTTTGTCTAGTGCAGAGATCATATAAACTCACATTGTTGCCCATTGGTTTGATTGAAATATCTAGCTTTGTTTTCATCCACTCCAGCAGAAGACAAGAGAACAAATAATCGCTCCAGGGTATTAATGGGAACGAAACAGTCTCTGATCCAGTAATGTCCAAGGGGAGCACCGTGAAATTTAGGACTCCACATATGTTAATGTTGTAATCAGTAGTAATGAACACCAACAAATCTATTGGGTGGGTTGGTTGAAATAATTGTCACaatattaatgaaaatatttttaggaTATCTCTTAATATCtcaaaataatcacataaaacTATAGAAATAATGTTCACGTAATTAACTGTGCTCCACtgatgttttaaatgtgtttaacaaaaatttAATCTCAGGTAATCTTATTTTGGTATGACAATTTGCTTGGAATCCTTTGTTTGGAGAATTTTGGAAAACAATAACAGAACATGAACATATAATCACAATACAATTCCAGTGACAGTGGATAAACAGTGACATCTCTTTATTGGCAAGGCCTGCAcccacataaaaaacattttctctctcaaattTTATCCGTGGTGCCGTTCGGGTGTTCAACCTCGGACGGCTCCATTATAAAAGAGGAGAATGATTGTAAACACCAACAAGGTCTTTTCCAAACTTTTTCGTCCCAGTAAGCTTTTTTATAAAATTGTAGTGCTATCAGATCTGAACCTTAAAGCGTAGCTATGACCCCAGAAACTATCACAGGCACCTTCAGTCTCCCATCCAATCCTGAGCTGTACACCGGTGCACCAGCACAATTTTgggatgtggaaaaaaatagttCTTGGTTTTGCCATTAAAAATAGTGAATGTTCACCAACACCGACCAAACTACCCTTGTGACACTGATacaacacacataaaaagcTCAAAATCAGTGCTGCTGTTCTTCACTTTTGAACACCTTGTAAACATGGTTGTTCAAGCATTTAGCTGCAGTTTTCATCTTAACCACTAGAATGCAACCTTTTCCAAGAAAACAACTGTAGCGACAGTATGTCACGGCTCTAATGTATATCCCTGATATATCTCACTAGTTTCTCCCCTTCATACATTCTGCTGTTGAGagaaataatacattatataaGCTAAGAAGCGCTATATATACATTGAAATCCATGGGAAACTGGAGTTAGGGTAATGTCTGGTATGGCAGTGTACATACTGGCATGCTTTTGTGTGGTCTATATTTACCACGGTTGGGCAGTATTACAATGAAATGGTAAGGTGAAACATTTTCTCCTAACACAAAACTAGAAATAATTTACGATATCGCCACTTTAATTGGAAAGATTTGATGTCTCTTGCTTTTTACCTTCATACATTTTACACCTCTCAGACAGCCCGAGCTTACATTGCGTATGTGGTCAACACTGTCTTTGACGCACTCACACAAAGGTTGAGTGAaccaatcaatcagtcaatcagtaCTAAGACTACAGAGTAGAGATAGCGGGATAATGGTGATTCTTAAGTGGTCCCTCACTGAGTATTGAGTTGTGCTCCTTGTAGATACACATGGAGATTGGTGGACTGAGCCGAGGATGTAGGTGTTTCACAAAAGGTGTGATGTTTATAGAAGACTATATGAGATGTGAGGGATTTACTATGCATTTAAATACTGTGTCCAACATTCAGTGCCCACATTCTCTCAGTTCACATTCAGTGCAACTTCTCTGGGGTAAATAAGCAGTTGTCCATAATGaccattgtttgtttttttaaattactaatGGCTCAAAGCACCTGATAAGCAGTTTCGGTAATTATAAAATCAAGTTTAAAGGGTGGTCTTAGTcttgaaaacagcaaaataaaaccctCTATTTAGTCTCAt containing:
- the sdf2 gene encoding stromal cell-derived factor 2, producing the protein MGKLNCAFLPSFLLTLLLFLSCIFGLSLGTELSFVTCGSVIKLLNLKHNVRLHSHDVRYGSGSGQQSVTGVTAVEDSNSYWSVRGTSDAFCHRGTPVKCGQTIRLTHVNTGRNLHSHYFASPLSSNQEVSAFGEEGEGDHLDEWTVQCGGSVWKREEAVRFRHKATDALLSVTGEQYGRPIHGQREVHAMSSPSQHSLWKAMEGIFMKPSESPAGSRDYGHPHTEF